A region of Oryctolagus cuniculus chromosome 3, mOryCun1.1, whole genome shotgun sequence DNA encodes the following proteins:
- the HS6ST1 gene encoding heparan-sulfate 6-O-sulfotransferase 1, with protein MRRRRAGGRTMVERASKFVLVVAGSACFMLILYQYAGPGLSLGAPGGRAPPDDLDLFPTPDPHYEKKYYFPVRELERSLRFDMKGDDVIVFLHIQKTGGTTFGRHLVQNVRLEVPCDCRPGQKKCTCYRPNRRETWLFSRFSTGWSCGLHADWTELTNCVPGVLDRRDPAALRTPRKFYYITLLRDPVSRYLSEWRHVQRGATWKTSLHMCDGRTPTPEELPPCYEGTDWSGCTLQEFMDCPYNLANNRQVRMLADLSLVGCYNLSFIPEGKRAQLLLDSAKKNLRGMAFFGLTEFQRKTQYLFERTFNLKFIRPFMQYNSTRAGGVEVDEDTIRRIEELNELDMQLYDYAKDLFQQRYQYKRQLERREQRLKSREERLLHRAKEALPREGAEEPGRVPTEDYMSHIIEKW; from the exons TCGGCGTGCTTCATGCTCATCCTGTACCAGTACGCGGGCCCGGGGCTGAGCCTGGGCGCGCCCGGCGGCCGCGCGCCGCCCGACGACCTGGACTTGTTCCCCACGCCCGACCCACACTACGAGAAGAAGTACTACTTCCCGGTGCGCGAGCTGGAGCGCTCGCTGCGCTTCGACATGAAGGGGGACGACGTGATCGTCTTCTTGCACATCCAGAAGACGGGCGGCACCACCTTCGGCCGCCACCTCGTGCAGAACGTGCGCCTCGAGGTGCCTTGCGACTGCCGGCCCGGCCAGAAGAAGTGCACCTGCTACCGGCCCAACCGCCGCGAGACCTGGCTCTTCTCCCGCTTCTCCACCGGCTGGAGCTGCGGGCTGCACGCCGACTGGACCGAGCTCACCAACTGCGTGCCGGGCGTGCTGGACCGCCGCGACCCCGCCGCGCTGCGAACCCCCAG GAAGTTCTACTACATCACGTTGCTTCGAGACCCAGTGTCCCGCTACCTGAGCGAGTGGCGGCACGTGCAGCGCGGGGCCACGTGGAAGACGTCGCTGCACATGTGCGACGGGCGCACGCCCACGCCCGAGGAGCTGCCGCCGTGCTACGAGGGCACGGACTGGTCCGGCTGCACGCTGCAGGAGTTCATGGACTGCCCCTATAACCTGGCCAACAACCGCCAGGTGCGCATGCTGGCCGACCTGAGCCTCGTGGGCTGCTACAACCTGTCTTTCATCCCCGAAGGCAAGCGCGCCCAGTTGTTGCTGGACAGCGCCAAGAAGAACCTGCGTGGCATGGCCTTCTTCGGCCTGACCGAGTTCCAGCGCAAGACGCAGTATCTGTTCGAGCGGACGTTCAACCTCAAGTTCATCCGGCCCTTCATGCAGTACAACAGCACGCGGGCGGGGGGCGTGGAGGTGGATGAAGACACCATCCGGCGCATCGAGGAACTTAATGAACTCGATATGCAACTCTATGACTATGCCAAGGACCTCTTTCAGCAGCGCTACCAGTACAAGCGGCAGCTGGAGCGCCGGGAGCAGCGGCTCAAGAGCCGCGAGGAGCGCCTGCTGCACCGCGCCAAGGAGGCGCTGCCGCGAGAGGGCGCCGAGGAGCCGGGCCGCGTGCCCACCGAGGACTACATGAGCCACATCATCGAGAAGTGGTAG